In Salvelinus alpinus chromosome 19, SLU_Salpinus.1, whole genome shotgun sequence, the genomic stretch catatttaggtagtctgTGTTGTATTggtttttgtgggtggttgtcttcagtctttgtgtgtctgcaccagatagaactgtttcgggttttcacgtttgttgtttttgtatttgtagtgttcagttttggatttattaaaataagatgaacactaaccacgctgcactttggtcctctccttcttccaccgaagaaaaccgttacagaagtAGGGTTTCTCTCCTTACCTTCTTTtcttgtctcctcctctccttaatATCATTGACCTGAAAGCACAGGGCAGGTGAAAGGAAAATATAATTTGTTTTTACATGTCCAGCTTTATATAGTGCATATGGAGGAAAGAGAAGTCATTGAATGATATGGTGGTTGGCCAATGGGGTCTGTGTACAATGGCCACATAAAAATACTCcaattttaaaaaaaacatgtaaacCCAAGTAATATCAAGTGGTCTTTGATTACCTactaaataaaacattaaaaaacatttgatttgtcacatgcttggtaaacaacaggtgtagactaaatgCTTAtgtcctggggcctgttgcacaaaactaggataagggattaagccaggatatcttggtgatcctggctcaattgatccgtaatccggttgcactaaagatggatagggggcaggaggatatgttatggtataaattaccatggagatttattctgtggagctagcctgctccagaccaggctaaattccaggatctatttaatctcatccctaatgtcagtcagcagtcaccacaaatggaaaccaatagttatttcactgctcactatacattgttatcacatataactagacccactgttattatttaaacgtttgtgatcattaatttcaatgattttggataaaaaatgatttttagatgatgttgctatcattagataatttacagtttcccatagactataaggctatatataaaatgatagaatattagggccacagaggggaaaaaaacacaagtcataatattgtaaccagttgttttaaaggaggacagttgttaaaatgacagatgtggggcatttcgtgaaattgtacttcagtatggtttcataaacaaagacatgctgatgtgccagaatattaagtatcacattgtcataagtatcaaaactgtaaaaacaatatgtagcttttctgcagaaagaaccagcctcataaatttatgactttatcctttttcttcagtgtggccctagtactctgtcatataaacaaatacacattccatatgaatataaaaacacaatgtgtaacattatgttcctttattgaataaggacaaaacaaagcaggtaaaccatcagctcctttcgaaactgaagtcacagtgactctacaagatggaaagcacagaatccaagcatattatacaaaatgatacatacacattcaaaggtctgtatataacacaccctgcatgtctgcacactaaaataaatgcaggacaaatccatacacatcaactgaacagacaaattaatggatgcagtagcctccctgcagccttgtattacacacagtataccgcacaaacatcataagaggccaaattcgtcaaaaaacgaacccaaaaaaacccaaattcctctgccaccgcaggacatatttaaccaaaattgaaagcacacatactaactaaaataattcaacacatattggtccctcagcagccgaccactgtcgtcatcagggaagattgccggattgtcccagtccatggctggtggcactctgggggccctctccttcctcaggcaggccacattgtggaggacagcacaagccacagtaatatcacatgccctaacagggctgacccttaatttgtgaaggcagtgaaagcgtgccttcaggaggccaaaggtcatttcaactctggccctggtcctggcatgggcatggttgtaggcctgctgtgcttcctgggggtctgtgaaaggtgtcaggagaaaaggctggcagccataccccctgtctcccagcaacacaccagagaattcacctgtcaacacaaaatctcatcattactacctcataaacacagtgatattcttgacacagccatgatggttataaataggggttgtgtggcttaccttgtgataggcactgatagatttcagaggcccgaaagattctggagtcatggactgagccaggccattttgccacaacattgctgatcacacagtcagcattgcagaccatctgaaatcataagatgaggaatattacaccaatcaatgcacatcactggcaatgcagagtgttcgtcaatggacaatatcaaaaagttatgttcacctgaacattaatgctgtgaaaggatttcctattcacaaaatcggcctcatgggcacctgagggggcttttatccttatgtgtgtgcagtccactgcaccaatgacattggggaaacctgtcacacaaagtaatgagtatcctactatgtgttaacagttgtcctgtaatttgtagatcctcttacctgcaatcctatagaactcctctttgatgtcacagagtcttctgtggccagggaaggagatgaagacatctgctaatgctttgatagccagacacacactccttattgtgcggcaaattgtggccttgttcagctgttctgcatcccccactgagtacaggaaggctccactagcaaaaaagcgcaaggccacacaaaccatttgctccacactcagtgcatggctccgtgcagtgcggtgcttaatcctgggacccagtagtctgcatagatacctgatgccatctgcagaaaacctgtatctttcatatagatggtcatcagggaaggccagtgggtccaaccggtccctgaagaccctttctcgcctgaaggctctcctcagcacaagtgcttcttcatccaccacatctcgcacgaatgggcatgccattgtcagagcagaaaggaacacacaattttgggccttcatataggctagtggccacacctggtgctgggggggtgggcaaaagagggcgatgccttataacgatgacttggttgtactgattgctgggaaaataaaaaaaaccttagaaagatgccaccgtcctgtgtgctcacaataagagctcatatgtcatggctcacttgactttacgagaatatacctaatttttattttgagctgtgtcatcttcttggagctgggggaggaaagaaaaataatgattaatacatttgtgttacagttagcatacagtgtacattgaaggcatatctcacctccctctcaagtttttttatttcaaggtccagtttcctaattgtcctcttttttatttcggactccagtgcaagattttccatctttttcttcttgtactgaatgtctatgtctgccagttctatttggcgccggaggtggttgccatacaactttctgatagcttgtgagctctgtgaacacaatacaattagcgcagctggaatttggcaggatgtggtgtccttttattaatacgcactatgttgccaggctggttttcccactgtatagcatctgggtcctgtaaaagaaattagattttttgattttgatgaggactcctcaccattgtagagtaaatagtactttcacagtcttaacatgatacctcatgccttctggaatccagagagatggtctcctcctcatcatcgtctccatcatgtgctgttgctgctgcactggggccttcaccctatcacatttaatcggattcatattgaagctagtagacaagacatgccaggcctacagtatgcctttgatggagtactcactggatcagcatcgtctggtgcttgtgctggtggctctaacaggaacacagtgctgccagacactgcaaggcaataggtaaaccaaagtcagacagtccaaattgattcaatatgaatgtggttgtatcccatgtagagatggaaggacataccttgaatgaagcgggtggcatcttgggaggaacctatgctcgtctctttccccccagggatcccctctaagacgggcctgcctttatttagctccaaggccatgtcctctgctggggtaaggtcagcctttggtgacccaccacccgtgccttgtctgtgggtattctttttcactgctaaaacagtacagacaatgtgtgagcaggcaccttctgggtacaatatatgcttgtgctttgttaaatattagtcagggaccataccattctgcagaatgttcttgtatttgattttgacctgctgccatgtccgttttggcccgttcatgtttaatctacacacacacacacacacacacacacatttaatggagtcacactgcaaaaaattacttggtatttttgtcttgttttcagtaaaaatatcaaaacatttatcatagctttatacagtgtgatggagttactttacacaatttcactcatatctgcagtgcatttcaattaaaaatttaaccgtttcataattacagtacaactgcatttttggagatgtgaattaaatatttgaattgtaattgtgatgtttcagcggagcggtgagtgtgtaattgtgcactacttacgcattcaggcggtctgcaatactttgccacgctttttctctttgctttatcactgtggaggtgttgcctttcttcttaattatatcttttacctcctcgtatgcctccatgaggatttgtgcttccgacggggaaaagtacgcggctctagttgccatggtaaatcagttaatctgtgatctgtggcggggtctatttgagtgagccgtgagcgcgcacctatccaggattggtttcacctggcttaatgaatccgtgtctgctcatcctggggcctgttgcacaaaagtagaattaagacatccgggataaatgactcagctgagctcaatgaagccaaaacatgtgcgtccaggcttaattggttgcacaaagaccaagccaggatgagcagacacggattcattaagccaggtgaaaccaatcctggataggtgcgcgctcacggctcactcaaatagaccccgccacagatcacagattaactgatttaccatggcaactagagccgcgtacttttccccgtcggaagcacaaatcctcatggaggcatacgaggaggtaaaagatataattaagaagaaaggcaacaccgccacagtgataaagcaaagagaaaaagcgtggcaaagtattgcagaccgcctgaatgcgtaagtagtgcacaattacacactcaccgctccgctgaaacatcacaattacaattcaaatatttaattcacatctccaaaaatgcagttgtactgtaattatgaaacggttaaatttttaattgaaatgcactgcagatatgagtgaaattgtgtaaagtaactccatcacactgtataaagctatgatacattttttgatatttttactgaaaacaagacaaaaataccaagtaattttttgcagtgtgactccattaaatgtgtgtgtgtgtgtgtgtgtgtgtgtgtgtgtagattaaacatgaacgggccaaaacggacatggcagcaggtcaaaatcaaatacaagaacattctgcagaatggtatggtccctgactaatatttaacaaagcacaagcatatattgtacccagaaggtgcctgctcacacattgtctgtactgttttagcagtgaaaaagaatacccacagacaaggcacgggtggtgggtcaccaaaggctgaccttaccccagcagaggacatggccttggagctaaataaaggcaggcccgtcttagaggggatccctggggggaaagagacgagcataggttcctcccaagatgccacccgcttcattcaaggtatgtccttccatctctacatgggatacaaccacattcatattgaatcaatttggactgtctgactttggtttacctattgccttgcagtgtctggcagcactgtgttcctgttagagccaccagcacaagcaccagacgatgctgatccagtgagtactccatcaaaggcatactgtaggcctggcatgtcttgtctactagcttcaatatgaatccgattaaatgtgatagggtgaaggccccagtgcagcagcaacagcacatgatggagacgatgatgaggaggagaccatctctctggattccagaaggcatgaggtatcatgttaagactgtgaaagtactatttactctacaatggtgaggagtcctcatcaaaatcaaaaaatctaatttcttttacaggacccagatgctatacagtgggaaaaccagcctggcaacatagtgcgtattaataaaaggacaccacatcctgccaaattccagctgcgctaattgtattgtgttcacagagctcacaagctatcagaaagttgtatggcaaccacctccggcgccaaatagaactggcagacatagacattcagtacaagaagaaaaagatggaaaatcttgcactggagtccgaaataaaaaagaggacaattaggaaactggaccttgaaataaaaaaacttgagagggaggtgagatatgccttcaatgtacactgtatgctaactgtaacacaaatgtattaatcattatttttctttcctcccccagctccaagaagatgacacagctcaaaataaaaattaggtatattctcgtaaagtcaagtgagccatgacatatgagctcttattgtgagcacacaggacggtggcatctttctaaggttttttttattttcccagcaatcagtacaaccaagtcatcgttataaggcatcgccctcttttgcccacccccccagcaccaggtgtggccactagcctatatgaaggcccaaaattgtgtgttcctttctgctctgacaatggc encodes the following:
- the LOC139544933 gene encoding putative nuclease HARBI1 isoform X4 gives rise to the protein MSSSPSLATEDSVTSKRSSIGLQMVCNADCVISNVVAKWPGSVHDSRIFRASEIYQCLSQGEFSGVLLGDRGYGCQPFLLTPFTDPQEAQQAYNHAHARTRARVEMTFGLLKARFHCLHKLRVSPVRACDITVACAVLHNVACLRKERAPRVPPAMDWDNPAIFPDDDSGRLLRDQYVLNYFS
- the LOC139544933 gene encoding uncharacterized protein isoform X2 — encoded protein: MNGPKRTWQQVKIKYKNILQNAVKKNTHRQGTGGGSPKADLTPAEDMALELNKGRPVLEGIPGGKETSIGSSQDATRFIQVSGSTVFLLEPPAQAPDDADPGEGPSAAATAHDGDDDEEETISLDSRRHEDPDAIQWENQPGNISSQAIRKLYGNHLRRQIELADIDIQYKKKKMENLALESEIKKRTIRKLDLEIKKLEREVRYAFNVHCMLTVTQMY
- the LOC139544933 gene encoding putative nuclease HARBI1 isoform X1; translation: MKAQNCVFLSALTMACPFVRDVVDEEALVLRRAFRRERVFRDRLDPLAFPDDHLYERYRFSADGIRYLCRLLGPRIKHRTARSHALSVEQMVCVALRFFASGAFLYSVGDAEQLNKATICRTIRSVCLAIKALADVFISFPGHRRLCDIKEEFYRIAGFPNVIGAVDCTHIRIKAPSGAHEADFVNRKSFHSINVQMVCNADCVISNVVAKWPGSVHDSRIFRASEIYQCLSQGEFSGVLLGDRGYGCQPFLLTPFTDPQEAQQAYNHAHARTRARVEMTFGLLKARFHCLHKLRVSPVRACDITVACAVLHNVACLRKERAPRVPPAMDWDNPAIFPDDDSGRLLRDQYVLNYFS
- the LOC139544933 gene encoding uncharacterized protein isoform X3, with product MNGPKRTWQQVKIKYKNILQNAVKKNTHRQGTGGGSPKADLTPAEDMALELNKGRPVLEGIPGGKETSIGSSQDATRFIQVSGSTVFLLEPPAQAPDDADPGEGPSAAATAHDGDDDEEETISLDSRRHEDPDAIQWENQPGNISSQAIRKLYGNHLRRQIELADIDIQYKKKKMENLALESEIKKRTIRKLDLEIKKLERELQEDDTAQNKN